GCAGGTTATAGCTAAGAGTATCAATTTCCAAGTTTCGCAATTTGCTCAAGCTTTGTTGAAAAATTCTCATAACCTAAATACTACTCAAGTTCAGTTAGCCATTGAGAAGTATAAGGAGACGTTAATTTCTGCGTATGGATTAAATCAACCGATTATTAACAAATATTTTATACAAATGTATAATTTATTACGTTTTAATTTCGGAACAGCCTATTTTATACAAGCACCTTCTGGATCGAGGGATGTTAGCGCAATAATAGCTTATTACTTGCCAAACACTATACTTCTTTTCACTACCGCTACTATAATATTTATAATTGTAGGTACTATTATAGGTTTACTTTCGGCTAAATCTAGGTTTTGGGAAAAAGTAATTGCAATAATTGCAGTTATTCACTCCAGTATACCAACATGGTGGTTAGGTTTTGTTTTAATTGCAGCTTTAGCTTACGGTATTAAGGTATTTCCTCCAGGCGGAATGACCTCTGTTCCACCGCCTAAAAACCCCTTTGATTACGGAATAAGTGTATTATATCATA
The genomic region above belongs to Saccharolobus caldissimus and contains:
- a CDS encoding ABC transporter permease, with protein sequence MGYGTFVLKKSLIYFSVLIATLTILYIFTFPILQQVIAKSINFQVSQFAQALLKNSHNLNTTQVQLAIEKYKETLISAYGLNQPIINKYFIQMYNLLRFNFGTAYFIQAPSGSRDVSAIIAYYLPNTILLFTTATIIFIIVGTIIGLLSAKSRFWEKVIAIIAVIHSSIPTWWLGFVLIAALAYGIKVFPPGGMTSVPPPKNPFDYGISVLYHMLLPLITIFIVNVGGFAYIVRSLVASIMKEDFVITAKARGLPDSRILYRHVLRTASPSIATQAILAIASSLGGSLTTEVVFEWPGVGLLTYVAITLNDLPVILGVTYVLTIVLLLGLFLGELIYGILDPRIKVGE